The uncultured Carboxylicivirga sp. genomic interval ACTTACTGTTTTGGGTTTGGTTGTAAATACTTTAGTGTTTTTGTTAGTAGCTTGTGAAAGGCAATAGACTGAATTAGTAAGTATAAAACAACTTATTAAGAAGATAACTTTTTTCATTATTAATAATTAATTTTTTAGTAGATCACTGTTACTTAGTCAAAAGGTTATGGTTATATGTAACTGTCTTGTGAAACAGGTTAACAGTTTTATAGTTTCATTCGAAATTTTTATAAGTCTAATATTGAACTTTATTTCTCTTAGTAAAAGAGATTATTGTTTGGTAGATCGATGTAATCCATAAACTTAAATTTCATCTAATGGAATATAGAGATTATTATTTTTTTACTATCTTCTTTATGATCATTTGCTTATTAGATAATATACTAATGATATATATACCACTATGAAAACCGGATAAATCAATGACTTCTTTCTGCATAACGTCGCTTTTTTCAAAAATTTTCTTCCCAGTAATATCAGAAATTAACAACTTTTGAATTTTATGATCAGAAAAATTAATGTTAAAAACTCCATGTGTTGGATTTGGGAAGATTGAAATTTCTTCTGGATCAATAGTTTGAGTGCCAAGTTTAATGCCAATAGTTACATCAAAACTACAACTATTCACAAGCCCAGCATCATCTGTTATTATCCAATTAACTGTAGTTACTCCAACTGAGAACTGACTACCTTCAAGACTTGATGAATTATTATAATCGTTTGTTATACTTGCAACTCCGCAATTATCATTAGTTTCAATTGGGTCAAATTCAGTGCCTTTTACAGTGTAGTAATCTGTTTGATCAAGAAATATAACTGTATCAGTTCTACAAATGATAATAGGGTTCACGGTTAATTCAGCGGCATTACTTATTACATTTCCAAGGCTATGCTTAAGAATACAACGATATTGATAATTATTCATTTCGGCAGTTACAGCATTGATAATAAGAGTTGATGTTTTTGAATTACTATAAATTGCGTCTTCTTCTATATTTTTAAAGTTGATGCCACCATACGAGCTTACTTGCCATTGATAAGATTCAACATTATCAGCAGTAACAGAGAAATATGTTGTAGTGTTTATACAAATGTTATTTTGGTTATCTGGTTGATTTTTAATTATTACTGCTGGTTTTTGGCGTTTGTAAATTCGAACATGACCAGCTTTGGAACCATTTCCATTGTTATAAGGAGCTCCAATTGCTACAATAGAACCATCTGAACTCAGACTAACTGAATGGCCTGAGTTATCATAAGAACCTTCTCCAAGAATATCATCTCCAATTTGTGTCCAAGTATCATTTTGATTTTCATAAATGCTAACATGACCTGCATTTGTACCATTTAAATCAGTATTAATATCGCCAATTGCCACAATTGTACCAGCAGAATTTAAACTTACTGAATAACCAAATTCATCATTCCATGTATATATATGATTCTCTATGTCTTGTCCAATTTGAGTCCATGTATTGTTTTGGTTTTTATACATACAGACATTATCACCAGGAATTCCGATAGCTACCGTAGATCCGTCAGAATTTATGCTTAAAGAAGAAGAATTTTTTGGTTCAATATCTTTGCCTATTTTGCTCCATTTATTGTTTTCATATTTATAAATGCGAACATAATTATTATGGCTATTGGCAGTTCCGATTCCTGTTGTTCCTAATGCTAAGAAAGAACCATCGGAATTCAAAGACACTGACTTGCCAATTTCATCATTTTCAGACTCACCATCAATATCCTGTCCTATTTGAGTCCATATCTCATTAATGTATTTAAAGACACGAACATGACCAGCTCGGTCCCCGGCATCTTCATTCCTAGGAGCTCCAATTGACACTGTAGATCCATCGGCACTTAAACTGATCGAAGAACCAGAATAATCTCCGAATGCCTCTCCATTAATATTCTGACCAATTTGTGTCCAGGCACCATTTGTGTTTTCATACACTTGAACTTGACCTGAATTCCAACCATTTTCATCGCTATAAGGAGTCCCTATCGCCACAATATTACCATCAGCACTTAAACTTATCGATCTACCAAAATTATTACCTGATATATCACTTCCTAAGATATTTTGTCCAATTTGATTCCATACTCCATCTTCATTATTATAGATACTAACATAGCCATTAGGACCTTGTGAATTGGCAGAATTATATGGGGCTCCAATTGCAACGATCAAACCATCAGAATTTAAACATACAGAATAGCCAAAGTTAGCGTTTGTGGATTGACCGTCAATATCTTCCCCAACCTGGGTCCATATTTTTTGAGCTTTAACTGAGAAAACAAATGTTACTAAACTGAATATTATAAATGTTATTATTTTCATAGTTATGGGGCAGAATCTGATTTATTAGTGTATTTGTAATTTCAGAGTCAATCCAGTTTATTTATTAGTTATAAATGAACTGGATTGTTCTTGTTTTCTTATGTTTTTGCTGATTCAATTATAATAAAGTTAGTTAATGGCACTACAATAACAGTTTGCGATAATTTGTTAGAATGAAGGGTAATTGACGGAAATACAGTGTGTTGTGCAAAGTCTAAAGGTAGCTAAAGTCCGTTGCCCTTGCTACCTTTATAAGTGTTAATAAAATATTGTATCATGAAAAAAAAGCTATACCAGAATCGATAAGCTCGTTCTTCATTATCCAAATTTAACGAATTATCTATTAATCTGGAAAGACATATTTACGTTGCTGGGAAAAAATCCTATGGTAAAGGTCAGCGGATTACTATTTTGTCTCTTGATAGCTGCAGGCCTCCACCTATAGAAATGCTTCAATACCTCACACCAAAATAAAACCGTAAGGTGAATGGGATGGCTATGCTTGAATCAAATGTGAGTAACCAAAATTTGACTTAAAAAGTAAGAATGTGAATTTAATGGCTTAATTTCTCTAAAATAGCGAAGCAACTTCTTTAAATCTGGGCCATTATCTATCAATCCCCATAACATCTATTAGCGATTTCTATCCGGTTGTCGGCAACACACGCGCTCAGCCTTTGGTTTTCAACCAGGCAGAACGCTTAGTTATTGTAGTTAGTTTTTTATAGTTTTTCGACATTTTTTGAAGTTAAGACAAAATCTCCTTCATTATTATGTCTCAATTCATATTCAACTTTAAATCTTTCTAAACCGTTGACTTCTACTTCTTGTGTTTGCACAAATTTATCAACGATTAATGGTTTTAATTTTGGATTTTTCAAATAATAGTACTCCATGTATTTCAAAATTTTCCATTCCTCTTCAGTTATTTTATCCTTTCTTTTAAATAAGGTTTTAATGACTGCTGGTTTGGGTACTTTTGGAAGTTCTCCTTTTAAATCCCAGTTGTAACTATACTTTAGAAATATGTAGGTCTCTTTACTTATTAGAGTTATATTATCTGTGCTATCTGTTTTGAAATCCTTGTATTCAATCATGTTAATTTTCGGATTACACATCAATGATATTGAACCTTCATAAATTCTGAGTTTTTGAATTAATTTCATATCATTTTCTTCATTTGTGAAAAATTTGATTGGAGATATTATTGTATGTCCAAGAGTGTCCACTGAAGTCGAGTCTTGTGCTACAATTCTATTTGTAGTGATAATCAAGATGGCGATAAGGAGGATTTGATATTTTTTCATGTATATTCTTTAATATGTGCGGTTTTTGAAAATGCCCGCTAACGGCTCGAATATTGGGTGTTTGATATTCTAAATATCATGACTGTCAGTTTGCTATATGTTTTGTTAAATGCTGCCATGTTAAAATTTAGTACTATGCACCAAATGACCTATATTTATTTTATGTTTTTTTTCGATATATATTCATGTAAATATCAAAATTCTTAATCGTATAAAAAGGGTATAGAACAATTTTTGAACAATACTGATAAATCAATTGCTCTACACCCAATGTTTAATCTTTATACCTAAATCTCAAAAATAAATATGGAATAATCGGCAAAAACCAACCGATTAAGACCCATAATGCAATTAATTTGTTGGCATTAACCTTATATGTTTTATAGCATAGGAATGAGGTCATAATACCTAATATAGCGTATAAACTTATAAATATTTTAAAACCTAAAGTAGTATAAAATGACATAATTGTAATATTTTAGTACACATCATCAACATCAAAAACATGCCTAACAATTGAAACACCTCCGCATGTTACCACATTAAAATTAGGCAAAAACCACCAGTAATCAACACAATCCGTAAATTCTTCATAATAATGTCCATTCGTTGATTTCAAACTTGAAAAAAGAGTAAAATCTTTTTGTCGGTCAGAATAAATTAAAGTCTAGATTTGAACGTTTTGTAAATATTATATTTTGTTCACGTTTGAAAATCAATTTCAAAAAGCACACAAGTCAGTCAAGTTAATAGTTTCAAGTTCAGTGAATCTTTCAAAACCCAATAGCTAAACATACAAATTAAGCAACACTTCGTTAACTTACCGCAATAAGCTGCAACGTTTGCTGGATGAAGTCGTGGCGCGTTAGTCGTGGTGTCGTGTCACCCGATAGGGGGACTAAGACGGTAGACTAAAGTGTCAGGACGAGCCGACCGAGCCATGCTTTATTTCCAGCGTGTTAGTTGCTGGGCTTTTCTTGATAATTTCTATTATTGCTTTTTTAAAATTCACTCTACTACCAAATCTATTATATATTCTTTTAGTGTCATTGGAGTATACAATAATCATTCTATCTGATTCTGAAAATCCTCCGTGTCCAGCTTGCCCTAACAAAGTCTGAATTATTAATTGAATCCAATTAGTAGAACCTTCGGAATAAGAGACAGAATTTATGTCACTCAAATTGAATTCATTATAATCGTTCAGTTTTTGTATTAATCCTCGTTTTTCAATTATAAATCTGTTCTCAAATAATATAAGTCTTGGAAATCTAATGTTTATTAGTCCAAATATGGCTGCAAAGGTGATCGGTAACGAAATAATCCCAACGAATTTTATTGAATATAATGACAGTAGAGTTAAGGATGTCAAAAGGATAATTGCAAAGTATCGATAATAGTTCTGTCCTCTTAATACATAATATGGTTTTGTAGAAGTTTGTTTCATATGAATTTTTTTTTGTAGGGCATTACAGCCTTGCAACTAATGGTTGCAGGACGAGCAAAGCGCGCCATGCTTTATTTCCAGTGGGTTAGCTACCGTTTTTTATTTATTCTATCTGATTTTCCTTTTCTTAGCTCTATTTCATTACCATTCAAGTCATATGTTTTGATATCAAAAATCATCTGCTTGATACTCGTTAGCGTGTCATGATTAAAAATAAGTCTCCTATTTTCAATAACCTTGGAAAATGTTGTATCTGTCTTAAACTTTAATAATCTAGTGTAAATATCAATTGAATCAGATTGATATGAAGTTAGAGAAACTGAGTCAAATTGATTTGGACAATCGCATTTCCATTTTTGTTCAAATTCCTCGATTTTAGTTTGTTGATTTACAGAATCAGATAACCACATAAGTTCTAATGTAGTCTTAAGTTGATTTGAATTATATTCTATTGAATCTAAATCTGATATATCAATAGGAAAGGCCTGATTTCTGATTCTAAAATCAATTATTTTTGCTCTAAGTATCTTTTTACATGAGTCTTGCTGCACATATTGAATTATTCCTGAACTTATGTCTTTAAACAGCGGTTCAAGCAACGCTCCGCAACTTGTCATCATTACAACTAAAAATAAGGTTATAAATACTCTCATTAATGATTCTGCATTTTTTGAATGGTAGCTAACGAGCAGCTGTATGAATAGTTTGGCATTTCGAAGCACATAAGTTTCAGTTTACAACAAACATAATTAAAAGCTAATACCTTCGCAAACCACTGTCCGCCAAATTATTTATGACAGCATGTTGCCAGTAGTTTTTTATTCATATACGGCAGCTCCTCTCAAAATATCGGCAAAGACTTTATAATCTTGTTTATCCGAATCAAAATCCTGTCCTGTATTTTTATAATATCCTTGAATATCTTGCGTATAAGCTATCATTGCCCCCAAAAAACTATCAAGGTCTGTATTCTCATAATCCTCAGGTCTTGAATTCAATTCATCTCTTAAGTCGCTTAGAATATCAATAAATTCTGCTTTTTTCATCTAGTCAATTAGTTTGTTGCTGTGTCCATTTTTTATCTCAATATCAATAATCTTTAAACAAAGCCATTCATTATCTGAGAGCTTTTCTGATTTTAATACCATTTCAACTACTCTTTTGTCTTTTTTTAAATCCTCGTATTTAAACTCTGAAGCTTTCGTGAAATCAACACTGTCCATATAGATTATATTCCATATGCTACTCCCATCTTTGATGTCTGTCTCAAAATTTATATAATCATACATATTTGAAATTGAGTCCCTGTGAGTCGAAGCCTGAGTCAAGTCTCCCAAATTAATTTTTCCGTCATATTCTCTAAACATCAGGTTGCCAGTCAAGGTAAAAATCTGCCCTATTTCTACTAATTGCTCAGGCGATGTACTAGCCTCATAGAGTTTCTTGAGGTTTTCTTCAGAAGTCATGGCGTCAAATTCACTTGTAGACTCTTTAATTGAACTAATTGTCATCCAGACGTAAACGCTAATCAGGACGAAAATACCAAGTGGAATTAAAATCAATTTACCCCGTTTTCTAAGAATAATTGCAAAAATCAACGAACCTATCAACAACGCTATTATTATCAAAACTATCGGCATGAATCCACTATATGCAGTTACTGAAATATTATCCATTTATTTTTTTCTTTCTTATCAGTAATTTGGCTTGCAGTTCGGTTTCTCTAAATTAACGGCAACGACCAGGCTATGAAGCGTAAGTGAACATTAACCAGAAATCACTTTCGAACTTTGCGGAGCCAAAACGTTGGATTTGTTTTTATCTTTTTCATTTCAAAAGCCAAATCAACGATTTGGCGTTGCTCGCCGAAGCCACGAACCAACCAAAATGAGTCGGCTCACTTATGCTTTATGAGCCATTGTTGTACCCAGTTTATTCTTTATAAATTTTTCTCTTTTCATTTTTTTTCTTTGTCTTAAAAGCTCTTTTAACATCATGCAGGTTATAAAGACCTTTCTTAACTGAATTCTCTAGATTAAACCTTAAGTCTGAAATTCGTTGATAATACTTTTTTCCTATCAATTCCATTTCTTCTCTCGATTTGCCATGCACATGATTATTCAGATTGAAAAATAAATGGTTTAACTTCTCAAGTTGTTTTACTGTTTCATCGTCAATCCATAAACTGTAAGCAATTGCAATAAACAAGTTCTGCTGATATTCAATAAACTTAGTTTCACCTTCATTAAAAATCATATGGTATGCTTTACCATCACTATCCATCGCGTCACCTTTCAGAACAGCAATTTGGTTCTCAATATGTTGATAAGCCGATAGTCTCTTTTTTAAGATTTCTTTATAGTACTCTGTCTTAAAGTCATATTTCTTAAGTTTTAATGTAGTGAAATATGAAACTATTGCAGAAACCAATCCTGCAATAACAGAACTTGTCAAAATAATTTTAATCAATTCTATTTGTTGCATTGAAGTTTATTGTCTTTTGCTTTAATATAATCTATTTCAAATATCTTCTAATGTGCTACGTCAAAATTGGGTACAACGGCTCGGCTATGCGCAGTGTGCCTGTGTTGCGCCTGCGGCAGGCATATTGCGTATTAGCCATTGTTAGGTTTTCGTGCTTTTTAATCAAATGTCACTATTTCAATTGTATTATTATCGCACTCCTTATGATATGCATCAGTTTTAATTAGTTCCATACCATCTGTTAAATACGGTTCGATTTTATCGTGTATTTTTGCAAGTATTTCAAACACATCATTATTATCATAGTTGTCGCAAAACCAAACATTTACCCAAACAGTTTTAGTACGAGTTTCAATTTTAGAAAGTAAATGAAAAGGAATTAATTCAAGATTACTAATAAATTCATTCTCTTCAACTAGAACATGAACATTCTTAGTACTTTTAGTGAGTTGCGTCAAATCTGCTATATCAACACTTATTATTCCATATGAAAATACATTTCTAATTAAAGACTCTAATGCATTCTTCAACTTTTGATTAGAAATTGAATTACAAACAATGTTATCATTAAATACTTTCTCTACAGTCCACATAGCTTACAATTATTGATGAATAATAATCTCTTCTGCTATCTTTGGAATCAATTTCTTCCAATCCTTTGTTTGATTTCTACTAAATCCGATTACTGGGTATTCCTTTTCTTTAATCTTTTTATTTTTAAATATAACATCTGTATTAGGTCTCCAATAATCTGTAAAATCTTCAAAAGCTTCTTTACCCATACACACAATCAATTTAGGTTGAACAAGACTCACCAAATCATTCATTTTCCGTATAAAAAACCTTTTAACAGTCTTTTCACAAATAGATTTATCATCTTTTTTATGTTGCTTCCAAAGTTCTTGTAGCTCTTTTTCATCTGCGAGCAATTTATGAATAGCTTTTAAATCTTTTGTATCGGTAGTTGATATAGGATATAAATTTGTATACATTATATTTTGACCAAAGTTATCATACCAAAATGGTAAAGAATTGTCACTATATCCTTCCTTTCCATATTTTTCTGGAAATCTTAACCTACCAAGTTCATACAACAAGTCAATACTATTAGCTACAAAGGAATTATTACTAGTTTTATTTCTTTGGTACCATGCTGATTTTTTCCTTGCATTTCCTGTTTCATACCAATTCAAACGCTCCATATCTCTTTCATATTCCCCAATCATCCTTAATACAGGCTTGTTACTATTTTTTTTATATGCACCAGGGCCTGGATTAATAGCAATAAATAAAATTTCAGGTTGATAAATAATAGGGCTTTGAACTGTCATAATTCCCTTATAGAGTTTTTTATACTCATCTTGAGTATAGTTTTTTTGTAGAAACTTCTTTATTGGTAAAATTGAGTCCTCAAGTTCCTTATAGTTTTCCTTAAGTTGGTTGTCTATAATCATTCTGTTTTATTTTAATCAATATTTTCCTGAAATGTCAGTTCCATTTTATTTAATTCTACACAGCATAAATTTCCATATTCTGCTTCTCCTTTCAAATAGCATCCATTATCAATATTAAGTACTTTTGTAGTAGGAAAATTTTGCAACATTTTTTTTATTTCATATTTCTTCTTGGGGATATGCCCATGGATAATCTTTCTACTTTTAAGCCATTCATAATTTATAGATTTATACCAATCAGTAATCCAACAAACACTTCGTATATCTTCAATTGGATTATTAATCTCAAAATTTAAACCTGCATGAACAAAGATAAATTCATTATTAACGCTTAAAGATTTTAGGTTGCTAAACCATTTTATATATTTTGGATTTAATTGATTCAGATGTTTAATGTTAAAACTCTTTAAGGTTTCTTTTGCTCCTGCAGTCCATCCATCTAACTCAATTGAATCAAAAACCATTTCTTCATGATTACCTTTTAATGCAATTATGTTATATCCTTGGCTTTGCAGTTCAATTATATAATCTACTACTTGTTTACTTTTAGAACCCCTATTAATAAAATCACCTAAAAGATAAAGCTCGTCATTTTTTGATAAACTAATCTTGTTTAATAACTCTTTAAATGTCAGTGCACATCCATGTATATCGGAAATAGCATATTTATTAGCTCCTATCATTCGAGTATTTTTTTATGTACTGCTGAGAGCATGAAACCTAACGTTTGCTGGATGAAGTCGTGGCGCGTTAGTCGTGGTGTCGTGTCACCCGATAGGGGGACTAAGACAGTTGACTAAAGTGTCAGGACGAGCCGACCGAGCCATGCTTTATTTCCAGCGTGTTAGCCCTTGTTGTTTTATTAATAATCTAAAAATGTTGCAACACGAATAATGTCTGCATAATTGTCAAGTAGACTTATTTCTGAAATAAATTCAGATTCCGTCATTAATTTCAAATTCGTAATGGGATACAGATGCTTGGTCTTAGAAATAATTTTTCTTTTTAATTCATCCAATGAAATCTGAATACCACTATTTGTCGTACTGAAAATAACTTGTAACCTTGATTGTCCAAAAAATTTAAATAAAGGCCCTGTCTTACTTAAAATTTTATGGGTAATTATTTTGATATAATACCCATTGCTGTCAATTAAGATTCTTTTGTAATGCTTGTCAAGATCATTTTCATTAATATGATGAATTGCATCTTTTTCTTCTTCTAAAATCTCTACAAATCCTTTTTCCCCATTGAAAACCCAATCTGTAAGTTCGATCAATGGATATTTTATTTCACTAGTCAATTATTTTCAATATTTATGAAATGAACGTTTGGTTATTCAATAAGGGCTAACGTTTGCTGGATGAAGTCGTGGCGCGTTAGTCGTGGTGTCGTGTCACCCGATAGGGAGACTAAGACAGTAGACAAAGGCGTCAGGACGAGGCGGACGAGCCATGCTTTATTTCCAGCGTGTTGGTGGTTGTAATTTTATTTCCAGAAATAATTCAACGTCCGTAATGAGTCTAAAAGGTCATTTTTGACCCCTAATTCTTTATTTAATTCACTAAATACATTATTTAGTTCAAGAGTGTCACCAAAATAGTATCCGTATAAATAGTTAATGTATAGGCTATTATTAAGTTCCTTTTCTTTTAGTAATACGGATGCAAAAGTAGTGTCACTAATTTCGTATGCTAAATTTATTCGCTTTAAACTAATAGCATTTCCAACTGAATGAGTGCTTGGAACCTCATACAAAATTTCAAGCGCTCTAAGAGAATCGCCGTAACCAAGGTACTTTTCTGATTGAATCAGACTACCATTAGCCTGTTGTCTTTCTTTGGAAACTGCGGTATATTTTGTGTTCAGTTTTAAAAAGTTTTCTAGATTATCACTTTGCCAAAATTCATCTCTGTATGAATAATAGTCAGATAATTTCGGAACAC includes:
- a CDS encoding T9SS type A sorting domain-containing protein, which translates into the protein MKIITFIIFSLVTFVFSVKAQKIWTQVGEDIDGQSTNANFGYSVCLNSDGLIVAIGAPYNSANSQGPNGYVSIYNNEDGVWNQIGQNILGSDISGNNFGRSISLSADGNIVAIGTPYSDENGWNSGQVQVYENTNGAWTQIGQNINGEAFGDYSGSSISLSADGSTVSIGAPRNEDAGDRAGHVRVFKYINEIWTQIGQDIDGESENDEIGKSVSLNSDGSFLALGTTGIGTANSHNNYVRIYKYENNKWSKIGKDIEPKNSSSLSINSDGSTVAIGIPGDNVCMYKNQNNTWTQIGQDIENHIYTWNDEFGYSVSLNSAGTIVAIGDINTDLNGTNAGHVSIYENQNDTWTQIGDDILGEGSYDNSGHSVSLSSDGSIVAIGAPYNNGNGSKAGHVRIYKRQKPAVIIKNQPDNQNNICINTTTYFSVTADNVESYQWQVSSYGGINFKNIEEDAIYSNSKTSTLIINAVTAEMNNYQYRCILKHSLGNVISNAAELTVNPIIICRTDTVIFLDQTDYYTVKGTEFDPIETNDNCGVASITNDYNNSSSLEGSQFSVGVTTVNWIITDDAGLVNSCSFDVTIGIKLGTQTIDPEEISIFPNPTHGVFNINFSDHKIQKLLISDITGKKIFEKSDVMQKEVIDLSGFHSGIYIISILSNKQMIIKKIVKK
- a CDS encoding metallophosphoesterase family protein; amino-acid sequence: MIGANKYAISDIHGCALTFKELLNKISLSKNDELYLLGDFINRGSKSKQVVDYIIELQSQGYNIIALKGNHEEMVFDSIELDGWTAGAKETLKSFNIKHLNQLNPKYIKWFSNLKSLSVNNEFIFVHAGLNFEINNPIEDIRSVCWITDWYKSINYEWLKSRKIIHGHIPKKKYEIKKMLQNFPTTKVLNIDNGCYLKGEAEYGNLCCVELNKMELTFQENID